CTGTTGGCCGCAGGAAAATTATCTGCTCAACAAATATCAGGAACAATTGTTACCGAAAAGCAATCTCCAGTTTCCGATGCAAGAATTGGAGTTGAAAATACAGATATTGGAGATGTTACAGATAGACAAGGAAAGTACATAATCAATCTCGAGGGTATTGAAAAAAATAAAATCTTAAAAATAGCAGTGAATGGTTATGAGCCCTTTCAGATGAATATTTCAGCGTTTGAAGCATTGGAAAATCATACTATTGTTCTTAAAGAGAGGGCTATTGAAATAGATAAGGTGGAAATTACCCCTAAAAAATACGTTCTGAAAAATTTTGGAACCAGAAATGCAAAGAGAAGCTACTGCGGCTACAACTCGGAAGATGCGTCCAAATTGTTCAGGGAATATGCTATAAGGGTTAAGAATACTAAAAGAGTTAAGGTGAAGGGAATTAATGTTAATCTGGCTTTTTTTACATTGGAACAGCCTGTTACATTAATCTTTGACATTCAAAA
This region of Chryseobacterium vaccae genomic DNA includes:
- a CDS encoding carboxypeptidase-like regulatory domain-containing protein; translation: MKLKYLFLLLAAGKLSAQQISGTIVTEKQSPVSDARIGVENTDIGDVTDRQGKYIINLEGIEKNKILKIAVNGYEPFQMNISAFEALENHTIVLKERAIEIDKVEITPKKYVLKNFGTRNAKRSYCGYNSEDASKLFREYAIRVKNTKRVKVKGINVNLAFFTLEQPVTLIFDIQKSENGFPGESLANETLKMTVTKDDVKNNMVSLDVSDKGIWINEDFFVSVRVSEDFKGKLYLAGNIFAFSKNTYYRNYFGEWKKFSAGEPSINVDVLVEK